The Niallia sp. Man26 genome includes a window with the following:
- a CDS encoding DUF3231 family protein gives MKKSALTSSEIGSLWAEYVNGTATHTVNKYMYSIIEDKEIKEIFHIAINTFEQQKTVIGNFFKEEGFPIPIGFNESDLYLGKQRLFSDAFCLNYLHIMTIHGILGHNTALCISVRKDLRDFYDSSNLAGNKMYHKTIELLLEKGLFQRDPLYYAYDHPSYVTTRDFSDGFFGNGRTLAATEIISLSLNLKKSIMAKTLSIAFSQISGTKEVRKFLTQSEKTADGQIKALAKILQADNLPVPKSLETEVTTSTDSPFSDKLILYHMGFLFQAAQNYHGAGLASSMRTDLVATYEKTILQNLVVTKNWFDLMVENKWLEQPPLAPNRKEIAKKK, from the coding sequence ATGAAAAAATCCGCACTAACTTCTTCTGAAATAGGTTCCCTATGGGCAGAATATGTAAATGGAACAGCAACACATACTGTGAATAAATATATGTATTCCATTATAGAAGACAAAGAAATTAAAGAAATTTTTCATATTGCTATTAATACATTTGAACAACAAAAAACAGTAATAGGTAATTTTTTTAAGGAAGAAGGATTTCCTATTCCCATTGGCTTTAATGAATCAGACTTATATCTAGGAAAACAAAGATTATTTTCTGATGCGTTCTGTCTAAATTATTTACATATTATGACTATACATGGAATATTAGGTCATAACACTGCTCTATGCATTTCAGTTAGAAAAGATTTGAGAGACTTTTATGATTCATCTAATCTAGCTGGAAACAAAATGTATCATAAAACAATTGAGCTATTACTTGAAAAAGGTTTATTTCAAAGGGATCCCCTTTACTATGCGTACGACCATCCAAGCTATGTCACCACTAGAGATTTTTCTGATGGTTTTTTTGGAAATGGTAGAACCCTTGCCGCAACTGAAATAATAAGTCTTTCATTAAACCTTAAGAAAAGTATAATGGCAAAAACTCTTTCTATTGCATTCTCACAGATATCAGGAACTAAAGAAGTTAGAAAATTTTTAACTCAATCAGAAAAGACTGCAGATGGTCAAATTAAAGCATTAGCAAAAATACTCCAAGCAGATAACTTACCAGTTCCAAAATCTCTTGAAACAGAAGTAACCACCTCAACTGACTCACCGTTTTCTGATAAGTTAATCCTTTATCATATGGGTTTCTTGTTTCAAGCAGCTCAAAATTACCATGGCGCAGGTTTAGCATCATCCATGAGGACAGATCTTGTAGCCACTTATGAAAAGACTATTCTACAAAATCTAGTAGTTACAAAAAATTGGTTCGATCTTATGGTAGAAAATAAATGGTTAGAACAACCACC